TCGTAGTTAGCACAGCCTTCAACGACGGCGCGCTGCTCGGGCGCGAGTCGCATGTCCGGATCGAGTTCGGCGGGCCAGCGGTAGCCCAGGAGGCGTGCGACGGCGACTTGGAGGACGGTGTGGTCGAACCGGGTCAGACCGTGCGCCGTGACTTTGGCTTGCTCGTCCCAGATGACGCTCCGGCACGGGTCGCCGTGGAAAATCCACTGCGTAGGCTCGTCCGAGTAGGGTTCGGGGAGGCCATTCGGGTAGCGCTCGGCGGCGACCTTGGTCCAGTGATCAAGGTCAAAGGGGACTTTGACGAGGGCTGCGTTCGTGACGCTCAGTTTCTGGTTGATCTCACGAACAGCCGCGTGATAGTCAGGAGATGAGCAGAAGGCCCAGACGGCGGCCAACTGGTCTCCCGACAGGGGACCCGCGACGGCGGCGTTGTTGTCGAACTTCTCGCCAGTGTACCGGGTCACGGGGAGTGCGCCGATTTGGGAGACGGCGACGCCTTGGTGGTTCCAGACCGTTCGTCCCCGATATCCGTAGTCCCTCGCCGTCAACAGAGGAGATGGGGATTCGCCCCAATGCAACGCGTATTCGAGTCCACCGAAGTCAACCGTTTGCTTCACCGTGCCTTGCTGAAACACCCACGGCTCGCTAACTCCGACGTCCAGAACTTCCCAGCACCGCCTGACATAGGCAGGTCGATCATTAGCGATCATCCCGACAAAGCCGTTGCAATACCGCTCCAGCAAGGTCCGCTCCCCCACCGGCCGCATCAGAACAGCGGCGTCTGGATTCTTCAACTGTTCTGCCTGAACCGACTCGATCACTTCCGCGCCATCCGCCAGCAGCCGGGCCTTCTCGGCGGCCCGAATCGGCGGCTCACCACGCGGAGACGACACATCCAGCCCCGCCATCTCCGAATCCCGATGCGGCTTCCCTGCCGACAGCACGACGAGCGCGACACTGACGACCTCGCCACTGATTGTTTCGAACGCACCCGGCCCCAACCGCGCGACCACATTCCAGGTGCGTTCCTTGAGCAGCCGCTCCCGCAGGTGTCGGTAGCTCGTGAGGAAGAGCCAGTTCTGGGGCGTGACCAGCGCCTGCGTCCCGTGGTCGCCTAGCCACCGGAAAATCCGCGACAGAAAGACCGTCGCGATGTCGCGCTTCGCGTCACCGTGGTGGGTTTCGGAGAAGTCGCGGAGCCGTTTGTCCTGATTCTCCCGCCCGAGGAAAGGCACGTTGGTTACGACCAGCGTGTAGCGGCCCGTCAGGATCTCGGCCGCCCGCGCCATGCCCGCGGCCGCCACGGCTTGTTCGTTGCGCTGCCCGGTTCTCCGTTCCCGTTCGATCGCGCGATCGAGGAGCGTCTTCAGGTCGCGGTATCCGGCGCGAAACAAGTCGCCTCCGGCGGTCTCCGGATCGATCAGCGACCCGAGCTCGCCCGCCCGCCGGAAGAGGCCGTGCAGCCGCGCCATCCCCTGCTGGAGCGGTCCCTGGGCAAGCGACACGCCTGAGCCGAACAAGTCGGGGTCTTCGGCCAGACCTGTCAGCCCCTCCAAGTCGTCCGCCAGCCGGACCCACTCCGCCTCGCTCGTGTTGGGCGCTGTCCCGCAGCAGGCGATGTTCAGCGGCGGCAGGCGCATCCACCCGCCCGCCACCCGCCACGCCGCGAGCGCCAGATTGAAGGCCGCGATCTGAGTGCAGCGCGGATCGATTTCGAGAGCGAAGAGGTTGTCGCTGAGCACGGCGCGGGCGGCATCGCGCGCCGAAAGTCCCTCCTCCTCGATGCGAAGCCGGACCAGAAGCTCGAACGCCTCTACCAAGAAGTGGCCGCTTCCGCAGCAGGGATCGAGGACCCGAAGATCACGCGCCGCCCGAGGCCAATCGGCGAACGTTCCCGCCACCGGACGCCAAGGGCCTGACCGCTCGTCGTCCTCGTCTCCATCGGCGGCCGCCCGCGTGAAGCGCGAGTACGTGAAATCATATCCGCCACCGGTTGCGAGTCGGATCCACTTGCGCAGCGCGGCCTCGTCCGAAGCCGAGGTTGCCAGCGCGGTGTCCTCGGCCAACATCTTGCCCGCCCGCCACGCGCCGACGGTGTTGTGCAGGAGGAAGAGCACCATGTAGCGCTCGGTGAACAGCTGGGTGACGGCGGGAAGTTCGTCCGCGCCGATCTTCGCGCCGCTCGCGTTTACGCGGTCCTTCTCCTCGGCGCGCCAGTACTGGTAGGTCCAGCCGAGCGAGTCGCTCGCGGTGAAGGCGGTCGCCGGCAGCGATTCGATCAACTCCTCAAGCGTCTGGCCGGTCTCCGGCGCGAGCTTGAGTTCCAGCGCGGGGTCGTCCGTGGCGAAGATCTCGGGAAGCATTCCCTGGGCCCATTCACCCGCCAGTTGCCAAGGGTCTCGTCCCTCCTCGCGGGCCAGATCCCGCAGGTCATCGAGCGACACCGCTACCCCGTACTCGGGCGCGATGAGCAACTCGTTCTCGGCCAGGAAGCGCGCGAAGAGCATGCGGTGCCAGTGCTCGTAGGCGACGTCGTGGGCGAGGCGCGCGATCGGCTGCGCACCGGTCGCGCCGTCGATCCTGTCACCGGCTTGGCGGCCCCTGTTTCGGAGCGCGTTGCGCTGGGCCGTCTCGGTGAGCGACATGGAACCGAAGGGCTTCGGGCGGTCCACCGCGAGGGCCTTGAGCGCTTGGCGCGCGCCGGATTCGGCGGCACGGCGTGCCTCCTGTATGACGTTGCCCAGCCGGGCGCGCAGCTCGGAGGAAAGAGGAGCGGTCATGGACAAGAGCTCATTCCACGATCACCGGACCTTCGCGGACTGCCTTGTTGAGCTTTCGCTCGTGTTCAGCGAGCCATGCCCGCACGGCCTCCGCGTCGCCCAGCGTTCCCCGCCTCACGCGGACGCTACGGAACGTCACCGAATCGTCATCCGGCAACCGCCGAGCGGCGGCCGCCAGCGCCCTGCTCTCGCGTGTTGGGATGGCATCGATCTCCGAACGCCACGCGGCCAGTCCACGCGCGTCGAGTTCCTTTCGGAGCGCTTCGTTCGTGCCCACTCGCAATGCCGGTGGCGGTGTCAGCCCCGTTTCGGCCAAGACCTCTTCCCGGTCGTCCGCCTCCACTCTCCTCCAGGTCGCGTCGTCCGCGAGCCGCGCGTTCACCGCGTCCACCGCGGCGCTCAGCTCTTCGTGAAGTCCGCCCAACGCCCCGCGCAGGGCGTCCCCCAACCGGACGGCGCAAGGTTGGACATGGTCCGTGTCGTCGAGCAGCGTGCGGCGCTTACGGATCGCGTCAAGCTGCCGCCCCACCTCGGCGGCGACTTCTTCAAGCTCGCCATCGGCATGCCGGTGGAGGCCCTCGGCGAGTTTCCACGCGCCGATGCGCTCCGGGGCTCGCTCTCCGAGTTCCTTCCACAGGTCCGTGGAAGTCTCGATTCGTTCACGCTCGGCGAGCAGCGCCGCCAATTGCTCGCTCCCGGCCAGCCCGGAGAGATCGTCCAGGAACCTTGTGTCGGGCACCGGCGGAAGCGGAGCGTCACCTCCGGCCGCATGCGCCAGCTTCCTGCACTCGGAAAGAAACGCCAAAGCTTTGTCGGCTTCCTCGCCGCTCCGTGTCCGCACACCCAGCCGTTGGAAGAGCCCGCGAACCGCCGTCCGTTGCCGCGTCGTGAGCCGCACCTTCTCGGGCAGGAATCGCACTCCGGGCGTCAACTGTTGCGTGACTTCCGCAGCCTTGACGGGTCGGCCGTTCCGCTCGGCCTTCAGGTGTCCGTCCGCCAGCAGTCCCAGTAGCGCCGCGTCGACGGCGTCGCGGGGCCATCCGAACGGCGCGGCTTCGAGTGCGGCCCGCACCTTCGCGCCGGTCGCACCGGATCCCACCTTCAGCATCACTTCCCGGGCAACGGGATGGCCCGAGACGCTTCCCTCCCATCCCACCGCGCCGAAGGGCGTGCCCGTCCCCTCTCGGATGCGCCTGAGTGCGGTGCCCCATCCCCGGTGGTCCGCGTCGGCGAAACGGGGGAAGAGGCGCGCGAGGGACGACTCCGCGCCGGACGCGGCCTTAGTGCTCAACCCGTCCCCGAAGACTTCCGCTCCACCGCCTTGGAAGACCTTGGCCATCCGGACGGTTTCCTCGACGATGCGGTCCCGGGCGGCTTCGGCCCCGGCGAGCCGGCTGTTCATGCTCTCCCGGGCCTCCCGTCCCTCCGCCGAGGAAGGGACGCCTCGCGCGGCGAGCACCTTGCGCGCGGCCTCGGCGCTCGTGATGTGCGCCCGGAACTGGTCCGCGCCCCGCTTCGCGAGGTGGACGTAAAGGGTGGCGTCCTCCATGCCCTTCCGGCGGGCATCCGCCCGCACGTTCGCCTCCGAACACGACCAGCCGTCCCGCACCCAGATCCAGACGGCGTCCGCGACCTCCCTCCGCCCGCCGCCATCGCGCGCGTCGGGATCCTCGGCCCCGAAGTGCGCCCTCAGCTTGCGCGTCACGCCGGCCTCTCCGTGCGAGAGCCGCACGCCCTTCAGTTCATTCTGAACGGCTTCCCCGAGCAGCTGATCGCGCCGCGCGGCGATCTCCACCTCGTTCGCGGACAACCGCGTGCGCTCCTCGCGGAACGCGCGCTCCCACTCCGCGCCCTCCCGCGTCTGGATCCGGTACTCGTCGGCCATGCGCATGAGGACGCCTTCTTCGGCGAGCCCATCGAGCATGCGCGCCACGCGGTTTCTGAACTTCCCCGAGTCGCGGCCGATGTCGTCGAGGAGCAGGTCGGCCAAGGTGTCGGCATCGGCGCGCACACCCTGATCCGCGCCCTCCTCGCGGGGAAGCTTGCCGATCAGGAAGACGACGCCGCAAAGGTCGGCCTTGAGCCTGCCTTCCTCCGAGCCGTCGTCGAGCTTGCGGATGCGGGTGTTGATCTCGTTGAGCAGCACGTTGGATCCGACCAGATCCTGGGCGAGCGCGCGGAACAGATCGCTGGCCGGAACCACCGCACCGAGCGGTCTCTCGGCGACGGCGCGAAGCGAATCGTGCAGGATCCGAAGCTGCGAGCGGAGCTGGCTCCTGGTGCCGGAGGGATCCGTGGTCTGGAAGCAGGCCTCCCAGAACCGGCGGCGCGTGCGCAGCAGCGGGTAGTCGGCCACCTCGAACTGCTTGTCCTCGGCGCGCGCGGCCAGCCGCGTCCCTTGAAGGTGGCGCGCGACTTCGCCCGCGTGGCGCTCCAGCATCTCCTGGATGGAGGGCTCGACGGAAGGCTTCTTCCGGAGCAGCACCTCCCGCGTCACCACCTCGACCTCCGCATCGGCCAGCTGCACGGTCGTCCGGAAGCGGTCCTTCAGCCAGTGGAGCGCGGCTTGGCCCCCGAGCGCCGACTGGCCCGACGCGACGAGGAGCACGCGGCTGTCGAACTGCGTCTGAAGCGCCTCGGCCAGGTCGGTGACGATCTGCGCCCGGTCGGAATCCTCGTTGATGTACTGCTGGACCTCATCTAGGACGACGATGGTGGCTGGAATCGGGCCGCCCCCGGGAGCAAGCGCCTGCCGGGCCGCCTCGCAGAACTGCCGGTCGCTGATGTCGGCCCTGGGCTGCGGGAACTGTCCGATGAGCAGTTGGCGCGCACTCTTCACATCCGTCGCGAACCCTGGGCTCGCCTCCATCACCGCCTTCGCGATCGCCGGGCTGACATAGAGGTTGTTCAGTTCGCGCTCCCACGTCCGCCCCTGGGCCTCGACGCTCGCGCGCACCCGGTCGAGCAGGCCCTCGCCGCGCAGCCAGAAGCAGAACCTTGCCTGTGGGTACTGTTCGGGAAGCTCGCGCGCGCGGAGCAGGATCGAGAGCACCGAGAGGCGGACGTGCCCGACGTTTCCCCCGAGCAGGGACCCGGCGGCGGCGACGGGGTCGGGGCCGATCCTCCGGGCTCGGGTGTCGATCTCGCGCAGGGCGTGCCGCACCCCGGAGGGCAGCCGGTCGCCAGCAAGCCCGCGCGCAGTCTGTCCATCGTCGAACGAAGTGTTCACCCAAAGGTGCGCAAGCATCTTGAGAAGGTGGGACTTGCCGCTGCCGAAGAAGCCGCTCACCCACACGCCGTCCTGGCGGGAGGAGTCGAGCCGGGCGAGGTAGCCTTCGAGGATCCGCTGGAGCGCCTCCGCGAACTGCCCCTTGCAGACGAACGTCTCCAGCTCGGAGCGCAACTCGCGCATGACCTGAGAGTCCCGCCCGCCCGTGATGCGGGCCTGGCCGTTGTTGGCCAGACCGGTGCGCAGCGGGTCGCGGTCCAGCAGTTCGTGGATCTTCATGGTCGCGGACTGCCGTGTCGTTTGAGTGATCTGACGGTCATGGTATCCATGCCTCGTGCAGGGTGATCGGCTGGGCCAGATAGCTCCATCCGTCGCGTGCATCGAGGAGGCGGTAGTTGTTGCCGTTCTTGATTCCGGGGAAGAAGACGGCCAGACGGCCCCGGATCGCCGGCTCGACCGAATGGACGAGGTCCGAGACGCGCATGAAGCCGTACAGCGAAGCCGCGCCGAAGAAGGCGACCACCGTGTTCTCGTCCGCCGCGTTCAATATCCCGGACAGCTTGTCGATGGCAAAGACGCGGAACTCGCTCACGAGCGCGCCGTCCAGTAGCTCGGGATCCTCGAAGTACGCGTCCCGGTAGTCGTGGGCCGCCATCCACTCGGCGAACCAGTCGGTGGCGTCCGTCTGGACCCACTCGTGTTCCTCGGCCCTGGTCGCCTGCTCGAACTCGCCGATCCCGGCCCGAAGGGCGCGCTCCCGTTCCTTCGCGTACACCACGATCATCACGCGTTGCGCTCCGGCGAGGGTCGGCTGCCAGGGCGCGCCGATGTGGTGCCGGTAGACCTGCGAGAGCTTGGCGATCTGGTTCAAACTTGGGTATCCGGACCCGAGGGGAATGATGTCTCTTGGGAAGGCCGGTCTCCGCGAGGGCCGCAGCCCGGCGGCGGGCCGGGATCCAGCGTTCGCGCGGACACGTCAACCACGTTGCCCGCGGCGCTCAGCCGAATCAAGCCCAGGCGCCGGGCCTCGACCGCGTGCGGAAGGAGCGCGCCTCCGGGGACATCCAGAACCGCGGCCCAGCGCGAGTCGATCACGCCATGCCCCGCGAGCCCCTCCGCCTCGCCCAGCCAGACCGCCATCGCGGCGGCGGCCGGGGCCGGCACGACGATGCGGCGCACCCTGCGCGTCCGCCCCCTCAGGTGTCCCGCCTGCGACCAGGAAATCGCCGCATTGCCCGCCACCTTGGCCAACACGGCGTCGTTGAAGCGTGAGCCGGTCCGCGCGCGGATCGCGTCGGCGAACGCGGCCCTAGCCAGCTCCTGGCCGGGGGCGAGCCCGAGCACGTGCGTCGCCGTGACCCTCAGGAGCGGATCCCGCGCGAGGGCGGCGAGCAGCGCAAGCAGGGCGCGACCGCCCGCGTCCCGGCCATCGAACTCCCAGAGTCGGCGGAGGACCCGGAAGAGCGGCACGGCGGGATCGAGCGCGTATAGTTCGATCAGGCGCTGCCGCGTGGCGCGCCGGGTAGCCAGAGTCGGCTTGCCGAGTACGTTCTCGTCGACGATGGCCGCCGCGTAGTCGAGTCGGTTCGCACCCGCGGGGAGCGCGTGAAGGAGTTCGCCGAGTTCGCGCAGCATGATGTGCCGGGAACTCTGCGTGCCGCGCTCCCCGAACCGGAAGCCGGCGCGCTCCAGCAAAGCAGTGCGGAGAATGTTCATGCCGTGGGTCGCCGGAGGGGGAGTCCGAAACGTTCCTCCGTTTCGCCCTCCCGCCGCTCCGGCACCGACGGCTGGGCGGCGGGGACGGCAGCACGGACCTCACGCCTGAGGAGCGGTGCGCGGGCGATCAGACTCGGCCTCGGTCGCTCAACAGCGGCCATGCGTCGGCGCAAGGCAGGACGGACGCGATCCGGCGACATGGCGCGGCTCCTCAACCGTTGGCATCTGCATTTCGGGCGGGGCCGGTCGGCGGGGTGTCGAGTTGCACGGGACGACTCAGGCGAGCAAGGGGCGCTTGCCCTTGGGCTCTGGGACGGGCCTCCCCAACTCCCGTGCCCGGTCGATCCAGAACCGCAGCGCGTCCTTGATGTTACCCAACGCCGTCTCCTGATCGTCTGCGTGCGCCATGCACCCGGGCAATTCGGGCGCCTCGGCGACGAACGCCCGATCCTCGTCGCTCCAAAAGAGGATGATCTCGTACTTGACCATCAGTCGTCCGCACCCTGAATGATGTGACGCTTATGTCGTGACAGCAGCACGCCCCGTTCCCGGTTCGCCCCGCCTCGAAAAGGTCGCACGGCGCGGCGGAGAACGGCAACCTTTCTTGGATGAGCCATTACCATTCGCCGTCCGGGGCTTTGGCGGGGGCTCGCCGCCAAGGTCAGGCGAGGATGGCGTTGGAGCCGGGCGCCTGCTAGCGCCAAAACAGCAGCACGAGCATCAAGGAGTAGAGCGTGGACCTGCAACGCATGGCGGTGTTCCGGAAGGTCCCTGAGAGCTACATCGCCTTCGTCGAGGAGTTTCCCGGTGTCAAGATCCAAGGCGCTTCCCTCGAAGAAGCCCGGTCGAACCTTCGCGAAGCCGCGGCCATGGTGATCGAAGCCAACCGGGTCTTCGGCCTCGCTCCCATGGAGGCACCGCAATGACTCGACGCTTGACCGCGATCGTTGAGCGCGAGGGTGAGGGCTATGTGGCGCTCTGCCCCGAGTTGGACATTGCGAGCCAAGGTGAGACCGTGGTCGAGGCTCGCGACAACCTCGCCGAAGCCCTCGCCCTGTTTTTCGAGACCGCGCCGCCCGAAGATGTCAACCGGCGCCTGCGAGGCGAAGTCTATGTGACTCAGATCGAGGTTGCGGTTGGCTAGGGCTAGGCTTCGCGTCCTGTCCGGTCGCGAGCCTGCCGCATCCTGGCGGCCACCGGTTTCGTCGAGGTTCGACGACGGGGTAGCCACATCGCTATGCAGAAGACCGATGCCGACGGAACGCTCACCGTCCCGGCTCCAGATCACCGAGAGCTGCGGATGGGCACGCTAATGTCGATCATTCGCCAGTCAGGTCTGCCCCATTCGGAATGCGAGGTGGGTTGCTGACCAACCCTTCGACCGTCTGACACGATCCAACCGAGGCCGGAGGCGGTGGAGGGCCTCCACATCCCGACCGATTGGCTGCATAAAGGAACCGGTTGTCGGCTCATGGAATGTTCGCCCTCTCCTCAATCAGGGCGCATCGCTCCATGACCGTGCCGAATGGCTCGTCCTCGTCCAGCAGCATCCCCGTGGCGAGCATGGCGGCGTAGTCCTCGGCGAGCGCCTCCTGAGCGGTGCCCGAGGGAACGAGCCTGAGGTTGCCAGACACGGCGGCATGGTAATCGATCCGCTGGCCGTTGGAATCGTTCTCCCGAAAAAACATCGCCTTGTGGCGCGCGACCGAGAGGGCGAGTTCGCGGTCCGCCAGAGCCCGTGACGCGACCCCGGCGTCGTCAAGGCGGACGAGGTCATGCCAGTGCCGCGACCATCGCTTGCCCCGGACGCGACCCTGAAGGCAGTAGACGTGCATCGAGGTTGCCTTTTCCCAGAAGGTGCGCTCAGGCAGCATGACGGCTGGCCCTGCGTCCGGAAACACGAGGTCCGGGAGATGCGCGGCGGCATCGCACACGACCGTGCGGACCGCGTGAGGTTCGCCTGTCGAGCGGGCTCCGAAGTCCACCTTCACCTCGGGCCGCATGGGTCCGAGCGGCTCGAACAGCGGATCGTAGGCAATGTATAGCCGCTCCGACTCTGCCCGAAGCCGTGGCGCGAATCCGGCCCGTCCAAGCTCCTCCTCCACCAGTGGCGCAACTCCGTCGCACACCCACTCCGCGAGGCGCGGACGGATCACTTTCGTCCAACGTCTTTCTTGGCTGCGCGTGGGCGGAAGCGCCTCGTCTCCGGCACCGCCCACCAGATCCGCCGCGAAGCTGCGGATATCGTACGTGATGTCGATGTCCTCCGAGAACCTGCGGATCGCTCGCCAGACTTTCGACAGTGATGTGCCCCCCTTGAAGACCAGATGCCGTCCAAATGGAGCTTTGAACAAGACGCCCAGGGTCGCCACCACCCAGACGTCCTTCTCGAGAATGTAGGTCCTGCGCCCGCTGCTCCGTGCCGCCACTTGCAGGGCCTCGCGTCTCTGGTCCGACGGAAGGCTCTGGTACGGAGTATCATCCATCGGCAAGACGGGCGCTCAGCGGTTCGGCCATCCACGCGGGCATGACGGCACGCACGGCGGAAAGCTCGCTCAAGTCCTCCCCCGAAAGCGTGGGCAGAACGGCGTCCAGGCTCTTCTCAACCTCGCGAGGACCTAGCCAGGCAACGGCTCGAATGACCACTCCGGCCGTCCGGTGCGGTGCCGCGAGCTGCCAGCGCGGCGCGTGGCGCAGTTCCACGGGATGTTTCCCGAAGTGCAACCGGCGATTTGGGCCGGAAGTGAGATAGACCGAGCGAACGGCGTTCTGGGTCGTCAGGCCTAGCCAGTTGGCCGCGTCGCCTCCGT
This Candidatus Palauibacter australiensis DNA region includes the following protein-coding sequences:
- a CDS encoding type II toxin-antitoxin system HicB family antitoxin → MTRRLTAIVEREGEGYVALCPELDIASQGETVVEARDNLAEALALFFETAPPEDVNRRLRGEVYVTQIEVAVG
- a CDS encoding DUF1788 domain-containing protein, translating into MNQIAKLSQVYRHHIGAPWQPTLAGAQRVMIVVYAKERERALRAGIGEFEQATRAEEHEWVQTDATDWFAEWMAAHDYRDAYFEDPELLDGALVSEFRVFAIDKLSGILNAADENTVVAFFGAASLYGFMRVSDLVHSVEPAIRGRLAVFFPGIKNGNNYRLLDARDGWSYLAQPITLHEAWIP
- a CDS encoding nucleotidyl transferase AbiEii/AbiGii toxin family protein — encoded protein: MDDTPYQSLPSDQRREALQVAARSSGRRTYILEKDVWVVATLGVLFKAPFGRHLVFKGGTSLSKVWRAIRRFSEDIDITYDIRSFAADLVGGAGDEALPPTRSQERRWTKVIRPRLAEWVCDGVAPLVEEELGRAGFAPRLRAESERLYIAYDPLFEPLGPMRPEVKVDFGARSTGEPHAVRTVVCDAAAHLPDLVFPDAGPAVMLPERTFWEKATSMHVYCLQGRVRGKRWSRHWHDLVRLDDAGVASRALADRELALSVARHKAMFFRENDSNGQRIDYHAAVSGNLRLVPSGTAQEALAEDYAAMLATGMLLDEDEPFGTVMERCALIEERANIP
- a CDS encoding DUF6088 family protein, producing MNSLPQRIMEYAEAKPEATPIQAADLLHLGDRAAVTRALSHLARSDRMLRICRGVYMCPIQTRFGLRAPSLAKALAALAALWGETIVPNGGDAANWLGLTTQNAVRSVYLTSGPNRRLHFGKHPVELRHAPRWQLAAPHRTAGVVIRAVAWLGPREVEKSLDAVLPTLSGEDLSELSAVRAVMPAWMAEPLSARLADG
- a CDS encoding type II toxin-antitoxin system HicB family antitoxin, encoding MVKYEIILFWSDEDRAFVAEAPELPGCMAHADDQETALGNIKDALRFWIDRARELGRPVPEPKGKRPLLA
- a CDS encoding type II toxin-antitoxin system HicB family antitoxin; amino-acid sequence: MAVFRKVPESYIAFVEEFPGVKIQGASLEEARSNLREAAAMVIEANRVFGLAPMEAPQ
- the brxC gene encoding BREX system P-loop protein BrxC, whose protein sequence is MKIHELLDRDPLRTGLANNGQARITGGRDSQVMRELRSELETFVCKGQFAEALQRILEGYLARLDSSRQDGVWVSGFFGSGKSHLLKMLAHLWVNTSFDDGQTARGLAGDRLPSGVRHALREIDTRARRIGPDPVAAAGSLLGGNVGHVRLSVLSILLRARELPEQYPQARFCFWLRGEGLLDRVRASVEAQGRTWERELNNLYVSPAIAKAVMEASPGFATDVKSARQLLIGQFPQPRADISDRQFCEAARQALAPGGGPIPATIVVLDEVQQYINEDSDRAQIVTDLAEALQTQFDSRVLLVASGQSALGGQAALHWLKDRFRTTVQLADAEVEVVTREVLLRKKPSVEPSIQEMLERHAGEVARHLQGTRLAARAEDKQFEVADYPLLRTRRRFWEACFQTTDPSGTRSQLRSQLRILHDSLRAVAERPLGAVVPASDLFRALAQDLVGSNVLLNEINTRIRKLDDGSEEGRLKADLCGVVFLIGKLPREEGADQGVRADADTLADLLLDDIGRDSGKFRNRVARMLDGLAEEGVLMRMADEYRIQTREGAEWERAFREERTRLSANEVEIAARRDQLLGEAVQNELKGVRLSHGEAGVTRKLRAHFGAEDPDARDGGGRREVADAVWIWVRDGWSCSEANVRADARRKGMEDATLYVHLAKRGADQFRAHITSAEAARKVLAARGVPSSAEGREARESMNSRLAGAEAARDRIVEETVRMAKVFQGGGAEVFGDGLSTKAASGAESSLARLFPRFADADHRGWGTALRRIREGTGTPFGAVGWEGSVSGHPVAREVMLKVGSGATGAKVRAALEAAPFGWPRDAVDAALLGLLADGHLKAERNGRPVKAAEVTQQLTPGVRFLPEKVRLTTRQRTAVRGLFQRLGVRTRSGEEADKALAFLSECRKLAHAAGGDAPLPPVPDTRFLDDLSGLAGSEQLAALLAERERIETSTDLWKELGERAPERIGAWKLAEGLHRHADGELEEVAAEVGRQLDAIRKRRTLLDDTDHVQPCAVRLGDALRGALGGLHEELSAAVDAVNARLADDATWRRVEADDREEVLAETGLTPPPALRVGTNEALRKELDARGLAAWRSEIDAIPTRESRALAAAARRLPDDDSVTFRSVRVRRGTLGDAEAVRAWLAEHERKLNKAVREGPVIVE
- a CDS encoding N-6 DNA methylase; protein product: MTAPLSSELRARLGNVIQEARRAAESGARQALKALAVDRPKPFGSMSLTETAQRNALRNRGRQAGDRIDGATGAQPIARLAHDVAYEHWHRMLFARFLAENELLIAPEYGVAVSLDDLRDLAREEGRDPWQLAGEWAQGMLPEIFATDDPALELKLAPETGQTLEELIESLPATAFTASDSLGWTYQYWRAEEKDRVNASGAKIGADELPAVTQLFTERYMVLFLLHNTVGAWRAGKMLAEDTALATSASDEAALRKWIRLATGGGYDFTYSRFTRAAADGDEDDERSGPWRPVAGTFADWPRAARDLRVLDPCCGSGHFLVEAFELLVRLRIEEEGLSARDAARAVLSDNLFALEIDPRCTQIAAFNLALAAWRVAGGWMRLPPLNIACCGTAPNTSEAEWVRLADDLEGLTGLAEDPDLFGSGVSLAQGPLQQGMARLHGLFRRAGELGSLIDPETAGGDLFRAGYRDLKTLLDRAIERERRTGQRNEQAVAAAGMARAAEILTGRYTLVVTNVPFLGRENQDKRLRDFSETHHGDAKRDIATVFLSRIFRWLGDHGTQALVTPQNWLFLTSYRHLRERLLKERTWNVVARLGPGAFETISGEVVSVALVVLSAGKPHRDSEMAGLDVSSPRGEPPIRAAEKARLLADGAEVIESVQAEQLKNPDAAVLMRPVGERTLLERYCNGFVGMIANDRPAYVRRCWEVLDVGVSEPWVFQQGTVKQTVDFGGLEYALHWGESPSPLLTARDYGYRGRTVWNHQGVAVSQIGALPVTRYTGEKFDNNAAVAGPLSGDQLAAVWAFCSSPDYHAAVREINQKLSVTNAALVKVPFDLDHWTKVAAERYPNGLPEPYSDEPTQWIFHGDPCRSVIWDEQAKVTAHGLTRFDHTVLQVAVARLLGYRWPAELDPDMRLAPEQRAVVEGCANYDDLADEDGIVCLSPARGEVSAADRLRALLMHAYGDEWSAATERRLLAATNPDGRTPRSLEVWLRDNFFIEHCKLFQHRPFVWHIWDGRKDGFHALVNYHRLAGPGGEGRRTLESLTYAYLNDWIGLQRAERSDGVAGADDRLAHAMDLRQQLERILTGDPPCDLFVRWKPLRAQAIGWEPDLDDGVRLNIRPFMRAELRKGGRAGAGILVRKPNVKWRKDRGKEPEEPRPREDFPWFWGYPGKGVVEVRTDFEAAADAEFDGNRWNDLHYSRGVKEAARARRGGT